Proteins co-encoded in one Waddlia chondrophila WSU 86-1044 genomic window:
- a CDS encoding N-succinylarginine dihydrolase, translating to MNAPAYEVNIDGLVGPTHSYGGLSKGNLASIENAGNISNPKIAALQGLNKMKQMADYGYRQLILPPHERPHLPTLRALGYTGVDNRIPGKVYQDNPELLYQYSSAASMFAANAATATPSIDAADNRLHLTPANKAATPHRIIEAETTLRLLRTIFPNPTFFTIHPPLPFHPLFHDEGAANHIRFCTDLRYVGVHLFVYGKANEMDDLPEERIYTPRQTLEAQKAIARSHRLDPSQVVYAMQSTEALNQGVFHNDLISMGCHDLFIYHELAFENPEAVLDELKNTFNEICDQPLKTIKVANNEIHLKAAIKTYFFNSQIIKLQDGGFVLFCPKQCQNHQDVNKYLTNLLKDPKSPIADIHYIDLDQSMRNGGGPACLRFSTVLTDIELEQVNPNLFLTDKLYDRLSEWINIHYRDSLKLEDLADPSLVDETQEALNVLTQILDLGRIYDFQQ from the coding sequence ATGAACGCTCCTGCTTATGAAGTCAATATTGACGGCCTTGTCGGCCCCACACACTCTTACGGTGGGTTATCCAAAGGGAATCTAGCATCCATAGAAAATGCCGGGAACATTTCGAATCCAAAAATTGCAGCACTTCAAGGATTGAATAAAATGAAACAGATGGCCGACTACGGCTATCGGCAACTGATCCTTCCACCGCACGAACGCCCTCACCTACCTACCTTGCGCGCTTTGGGCTATACCGGAGTAGATAACCGCATCCCTGGAAAAGTTTATCAAGACAATCCAGAGCTTCTTTACCAGTACTCCTCTGCCGCTTCGATGTTTGCAGCTAATGCCGCAACAGCGACCCCTTCCATAGACGCAGCTGACAACCGTTTGCATTTAACCCCTGCAAATAAAGCAGCAACGCCTCATCGGATCATTGAAGCGGAAACAACTCTTCGTCTACTCCGTACAATATTTCCTAATCCAACCTTTTTTACCATTCATCCGCCACTCCCCTTCCACCCCCTTTTTCACGATGAAGGAGCCGCTAACCACATCCGTTTCTGCACCGATCTTCGTTATGTCGGTGTTCACCTCTTTGTCTATGGCAAAGCAAATGAAATGGACGACTTGCCTGAAGAGCGGATATACACTCCCCGTCAAACATTGGAAGCGCAAAAGGCAATTGCCAGATCGCACCGCTTGGATCCTTCACAAGTTGTCTATGCCATGCAGTCAACCGAGGCTCTGAACCAGGGAGTCTTTCACAACGATCTCATCTCCATGGGATGCCACGACCTATTCATTTATCACGAGCTAGCCTTTGAAAACCCTGAAGCAGTGCTCGATGAACTTAAAAATACATTTAACGAAATTTGCGACCAGCCTCTAAAAACAATTAAAGTAGCCAATAACGAGATCCACCTGAAAGCTGCTATCAAAACCTACTTTTTTAACTCTCAAATCATCAAACTTCAAGACGGCGGCTTCGTCCTCTTTTGTCCAAAACAATGCCAAAATCATCAAGATGTCAATAAGTACCTCACCAATCTTCTCAAAGATCCGAAAAGTCCAATTGCCGATATTCACTATATTGATCTCGACCAAAGCATGCGCAATGGCGGCGGACCTGCCTGCCTGCGTTTTTCCACCGTGCTAACAGATATAGAGCTTGAGCAAGTGAACCCCAACCTGTTTCTCACCGATAAGCTCTATGATCGATTGAGCGAATGGATCAACATCCACTATAGAGATTCGCTAAAGCTTGAGGATCTCGCAGACCCTTCTCTAGTAGACGAAACTCAAGAAGCGCTCAACGTGCTGACCCAGATTCTCGACCTTGGCCGCATCTACGATTTTCAACAATGA
- the astD gene encoding succinylglutamate-semialdehyde dehydrogenase, whose protein sequence is MIRSINPATGEILWEGLPAGQAEVDAAVSLAAQAAPLWSGISFREREALVRHFGELLEKKREAIALTISQEMGKPLWESKTEVGAMIGKIETSIAAQKERCPEKTSESARFRTCTRHKPLGICAVFGPYNFPGHLPNGHIVPALLAGNTIVLKPSEITPFVSEKIVDIWKEAGLPKGVLNLVQGDAETGQYLAHHPLINALFFTGSWQTGKILSELFGSRPDRLLALEMGGNNPLVLGDIEQVDAAAYTIIQSAYLTSGQRCTCARRLIVQEKHQPIIDCLLEWLPKLKIGAYDSTPEPFMGPLISQAAAEKVLNAQSNLLKQGAKALLKSSKINPDLPMLSPGLLDVTTASNVPDEEIFGPLLQLVYTDSFEASVQEANRTAYGLAASLLSESQEEYTHFYRSVRAGVINWNCPTTGASSLSPFGGVGQSGNYRPSAYYAADYCNYPVASLESTTLTLPESLSPGIPR, encoded by the coding sequence ATGATTAGATCCATCAATCCAGCTACAGGGGAAATACTTTGGGAAGGGCTGCCTGCAGGCCAAGCAGAAGTTGATGCTGCCGTCAGCTTGGCCGCTCAAGCAGCTCCTCTCTGGAGCGGAATTTCATTCAGAGAACGAGAAGCGCTGGTCAGACATTTTGGAGAACTTCTTGAAAAAAAGCGCGAAGCTATCGCATTGACCATTTCTCAGGAGATGGGAAAACCTCTCTGGGAGTCAAAAACAGAAGTCGGTGCAATGATCGGTAAAATCGAAACTTCGATTGCGGCGCAAAAAGAGCGCTGTCCGGAAAAAACCTCGGAATCCGCCCGCTTCCGCACCTGCACACGCCACAAGCCTCTGGGTATCTGCGCTGTATTCGGCCCCTATAATTTCCCCGGACACCTTCCAAACGGGCATATTGTTCCCGCTCTTCTTGCAGGAAATACAATCGTTTTGAAACCCAGCGAGATCACTCCATTTGTCTCTGAAAAAATCGTCGATATTTGGAAAGAGGCAGGGCTTCCCAAAGGAGTGCTCAACCTAGTGCAAGGAGATGCAGAGACTGGGCAATATTTGGCCCACCACCCCTTAATCAATGCTCTTTTTTTTACAGGCAGCTGGCAAACAGGTAAAATTCTTTCAGAGCTGTTTGGTTCCCGCCCCGATCGCTTGCTTGCCTTGGAAATGGGAGGAAACAATCCACTTGTCTTAGGTGATATTGAACAGGTTGATGCTGCAGCCTATACCATTATCCAATCCGCCTATCTTACATCCGGACAACGCTGCACGTGTGCCAGGCGATTGATCGTTCAGGAAAAACACCAACCAATTATCGACTGCCTATTGGAATGGCTGCCTAAATTAAAAATCGGCGCCTATGACTCAACTCCAGAACCATTTATGGGACCTCTCATCTCTCAAGCTGCTGCAGAAAAGGTTTTAAACGCACAATCCAATTTATTGAAGCAGGGTGCAAAAGCCTTGCTAAAATCTTCTAAAATCAATCCCGATCTACCTATGCTTTCTCCCGGTTTGCTAGATGTAACAACAGCTTCAAACGTCCCTGATGAAGAGATTTTTGGCCCTCTGTTGCAGCTCGTCTACACTGACAGTTTTGAAGCCTCAGTTCAAGAAGCAAATCGCACAGCTTATGGCTTAGCCGCCTCGCTGTTATCGGAGTCGCAAGAGGAGTATACACATTTTTACCGTTCCGTACGCGCCGGCGTAATCAATTGGAACTGCCCAACGACCGGAGCTTCCAGCCTGTCGCCTTTCGGAGGAGTCGGCCAAAGCGGCAATTACCGTCCAAGCGCCTATTACGCAGCTGATTACTGCAACTATCCCGTCGCCTCTCTTGAAAGCACAACTCTCACTTTACCGGAATCCTTAAGCCCTGGAATCCCTCGATGA
- a CDS encoding IS630 family transposase: MKILLVAKSTSQHAVSMQFLTKQEREQLQAQHRFERDRRICDRIKAILLYDKGWTFPEIAEALLLSEGAIRNHIKEYQSHKKLRPEGGGSMEKLSDSESSELEKHLLEYTYLHVTSIVAYVNVRFGHHYSIPGMTSWLKRHGFSYKKPKLVPGKADKDEQQKWIDAYAKFKANLPGDETICFTDGVHPTHNVQLGYGWIKKGVDKLIPANTGRSRLNLTGSIDILSYKVFLQEDKTLNADATIRFFQSLEQHYSGKTRIHVFCDNAPYYRNREVTKYLKNSKIQLHFLPPYSPNLNPIERLWKWMKETVVYNTYYSDFYEFRQAIFGFFRTLSGLDPGSSLGSCFRSRVGDRFRAMGAPATP, from the coding sequence ATGAAAATTTTACTTGTTGCTAAATCGACTTCCCAGCATGCTGTTAGCATGCAATTTCTCACAAAACAAGAAAGAGAACAACTTCAGGCACAACATCGATTCGAAAGAGATCGACGTATTTGCGATCGTATTAAGGCAATACTGCTTTACGATAAAGGGTGGACCTTTCCGGAGATTGCCGAAGCTCTGCTACTCTCTGAGGGTGCTATTCGTAATCATATCAAAGAATATCAGAGCCATAAAAAATTACGGCCTGAAGGTGGCGGCAGCATGGAAAAGCTTTCTGATTCAGAATCCAGTGAACTCGAGAAGCACTTGCTTGAATACACCTATCTCCACGTTACCAGCATTGTTGCATATGTGAACGTGAGATTTGGCCATCATTATTCGATACCAGGAATGACATCTTGGCTTAAAAGACATGGATTTTCTTACAAAAAACCCAAGCTTGTGCCAGGAAAAGCCGACAAAGATGAACAGCAGAAATGGATCGACGCATATGCAAAATTCAAGGCAAATCTTCCTGGTGATGAAACGATTTGCTTCACGGACGGTGTTCACCCTACTCACAACGTTCAACTTGGATATGGATGGATTAAAAAAGGTGTAGACAAACTGATACCTGCAAATACAGGTAGATCCAGACTTAATTTGACCGGTTCCATTGATATCCTATCTTACAAAGTATTTCTTCAAGAGGACAAAACGTTAAATGCTGATGCGACTATCCGCTTTTTTCAGTCTCTTGAACAACATTATTCAGGGAAAACCCGGATACACGTTTTCTGTGATAATGCCCCATATTATCGGAACCGGGAGGTTACAAAATATCTAAAAAATTCTAAAATTCAACTCCACTTTCTCCCTCCCTATAGCCCAAACTTGAACCCAATCGAACGACTGTGGAAGTGGATGAAAGAAACAGTGGTCTATAATACGTACTACTCGGATTTCTATGAGTTCCGTCAAGCAATTTTTGGGTTTTTCCGTACTTTATCGGGTCTAGATCCTGGGAGCTCTTTAGGGAGTTGTTTTAGATCTCGAGTTGGAGATAGATTCCGAGCAATGGGGGCTCCCGCCACCCCCTAA